In a genomic window of Polycladomyces abyssicola:
- a CDS encoding murein hydrolase activator EnvC family protein, translating to MKRTLLVMVLTVSLVFSGLMINGVHAESKADKTKQDLQNIRNQKSQKEADLKKVKEQLDDRKQKLNELEKKLDEQNKKVEKAKKDLQQAEKDLNMHAALFKQRVREIYVKGDMGYMKALFSAGSFSEFLIRFETIRLIVKQDRAVLNHYFAAKEKKEKDQQTLLAEQNKLKEEKAKADEEYQKLVALVKQHEDALSKLENEEEIKQEELDKINEELAYSSGVWSGGKLSFPCNGPITSSFGYRRHPVTGELRMHEGVDIGCPMGAPIRAAASGIVSKSGPSNGYGWIVVIDHGGLTTLYAHMYGNTVTVNVGDHVARGQKIAEVGNNGTGTGPHCHFEVRKNGRLQDPKYYLLR from the coding sequence ATGAAGCGTACGTTGCTTGTAATGGTACTGACGGTCAGCTTGGTTTTCAGCGGACTGATGATCAACGGGGTGCACGCGGAGAGCAAAGCGGACAAAACCAAGCAGGATTTGCAGAACATTCGCAACCAGAAGTCGCAAAAAGAAGCCGATCTGAAAAAGGTGAAGGAACAGCTGGATGACAGAAAACAAAAACTGAATGAGCTGGAGAAAAAATTAGATGAACAGAACAAAAAAGTGGAGAAAGCGAAAAAAGATCTCCAGCAAGCAGAAAAAGACCTCAACATGCATGCGGCTCTTTTCAAACAGCGAGTCCGCGAGATTTACGTCAAAGGCGACATGGGATATATGAAGGCGCTGTTTTCAGCTGGCTCATTCAGCGAATTCCTGATCCGTTTTGAGACGATTCGCCTGATCGTCAAACAGGATCGTGCCGTGTTGAATCATTATTTCGCGGCCAAGGAGAAAAAAGAGAAAGATCAGCAAACGTTGTTGGCAGAGCAAAACAAATTGAAAGAGGAAAAAGCCAAGGCAGACGAAGAATATCAAAAACTTGTCGCCTTGGTGAAACAGCACGAAGATGCTTTGAGCAAGCTGGAAAACGAAGAAGAGATCAAACAGGAAGAGTTGGACAAGATCAACGAAGAACTGGCTTACAGCAGTGGGGTATGGAGTGGCGGGAAATTGTCATTCCCGTGCAATGGGCCGATCACGTCTTCATTCGGTTATCGGCGCCACCCAGTGACGGGGGAACTAAGAATGCATGAAGGCGTGGACATTGGTTGCCCGATGGGGGCACCCATTCGTGCCGCGGCCAGCGGAATAGTGAGCAAAAGCGGTCCGTCCAACGGATACGGGTGGATTGTCGTCATTGACCACGGTGGATTAACCACCCTGTATGCTCATATGTACGGCAACACGGTCACGGTCAATGTGGGCGATCACGTGGCTCGCGGTCAAAAAATTGCGGAAGTGGGCAACAACGGTACTGGCACTGGCCCGCACTGTCACTTCGAAGTACGGAAAAACGGACGTTTGCAGGATCCGAAGTATTATTTATTGAGATAG
- the ftsX gene encoding permease-like cell division protein FtsX, whose amino-acid sequence MKISTMFRHAREAVKSLRRNSWMTFAAVSAVAVTLLIFGFFLVFAFNVSYWASELDKQMGVTAFVSQTATTYDVDALKKQISQMPEVKSVEFVPKSAGLEQMKKQWGKDSSFLEGLEGNQNPLPDMFRIVPKNPQKIGELEAKVKQLNQIDDADSGDGVSDRLLNLSYYVRIVVFVFGTGLAVLAAFLISNTIKLTIFARRREIEIMRLVGASNWFIRWPFFIEGALIGILGSIVPVAIVLVVYNAFLRIMDAGQGYNFFKALDMWPLSLYVALLTMVLGVVIGVWGSIMSIRRFLKV is encoded by the coding sequence ATGAAGATTAGTACGATGTTCCGCCACGCTCGTGAGGCGGTCAAAAGTTTACGCAGGAACTCGTGGATGACGTTCGCCGCGGTCAGTGCGGTGGCGGTCACCTTGCTCATTTTTGGATTCTTTCTCGTGTTTGCCTTCAACGTTAGCTATTGGGCCAGCGAGCTGGACAAGCAGATGGGTGTAACAGCGTTCGTCTCGCAGACGGCCACTACGTATGACGTGGATGCGTTGAAAAAACAGATTTCGCAGATGCCGGAAGTGAAAAGCGTAGAATTCGTCCCTAAATCCGCGGGACTGGAACAGATGAAAAAGCAATGGGGGAAAGATTCCTCATTCCTGGAAGGATTGGAAGGAAACCAAAACCCGTTACCGGACATGTTCCGCATTGTGCCCAAAAACCCGCAAAAAATCGGGGAATTAGAGGCCAAGGTCAAACAGCTCAACCAAATCGATGATGCTGACTCCGGCGACGGGGTCTCCGACAGACTGCTCAATCTTTCCTATTACGTACGCATCGTCGTATTTGTCTTTGGGACCGGTTTGGCTGTTCTGGCTGCGTTCCTGATCTCCAATACCATCAAGCTGACCATCTTTGCCCGTCGTCGTGAAATTGAGATCATGCGGTTGGTGGGAGCGAGTAACTGGTTTATTCGATGGCCGTTTTTCATCGAAGGAGCCCTGATCGGGATTTTGGGATCGATTGTGCCGGTGGCGATCGTGTTGGTGGTGTATAACGCGTTCCTCCGCATTATGGATGCCGGTCAGGGGTACAACTTCTTCAAAGCATTGGACATGTGGCCTCTGTCCCTGTATGTTGCATTGTTGACCATGGTGTTGGGTGTAGTGATCGGGGTCTGGGGAAGTATCATGTCGATTCGTCGCTTCCTGAAAGTCTGA
- a CDS encoding S41 family peptidase, giving the protein MQFRARTVALMVIVSIVLSSVTTAAVVKDGGILDRLAGTPALWLDGDLAAAVQGDDEGFEKLKTAYAVIKSQYVRGANDKKLIDGAIQGMVDSLGDPYSVYMDPSTAKQFESNLESSFQGIGAEVTMKNGKVTIVSPFKDSPAEKAGLRPNDQVIKVNGVSLEGMSLNEAVMKIRGPKGTIAKLEVIRPGYSGVLHINVKRDNIPIKTVESKMMPEQIGYIQITQFSNDTAKDFGNQLKQLESKGMKGLVIDVRGNPGGLLPSVLDIADQLVPGGKNVLITQDKAGNKVVYKSKLQGKKSYPISVMIDKGSASASEILAAALKESAGAQVVGEKSFGKGTVQTVKDFGDGSNLKLTVAKWLTPSGTWIDQHGGTGGIQPTLPVKSPEYEQATPPSPGQTLKRDMNSPAVRNLQMVLDGLGFNPGRKDGYFDQKTELAVKSFQKIKGLPMTGVVDDKTAAKIQDAFIAMLRDPANDVQLQVAIEAIKKKIR; this is encoded by the coding sequence ATGCAGTTTCGCGCACGGACGGTGGCGCTGATGGTGATCGTTTCCATCGTCCTCAGCAGTGTCACGACAGCCGCGGTGGTCAAAGACGGCGGCATTTTGGATCGGTTGGCAGGAACGCCGGCCTTGTGGTTGGACGGTGATTTGGCCGCGGCAGTACAAGGCGATGATGAGGGATTTGAAAAATTAAAAACGGCCTATGCCGTGATCAAGTCCCAATATGTAAGGGGAGCAAACGACAAAAAGCTGATTGACGGTGCCATCCAAGGGATGGTGGATTCGCTCGGAGACCCCTATTCCGTCTATATGGACCCGTCCACGGCCAAACAGTTTGAGTCCAATCTGGAATCGTCATTCCAGGGGATCGGTGCGGAAGTCACCATGAAAAACGGCAAGGTGACGATCGTCTCCCCGTTTAAGGATTCGCCGGCGGAAAAAGCGGGATTGCGACCCAATGACCAAGTGATCAAGGTGAATGGTGTCAGCTTGGAAGGAATGTCCCTGAATGAAGCGGTGATGAAAATTCGCGGCCCCAAGGGGACCATCGCCAAGCTGGAAGTGATTCGTCCCGGTTACAGCGGCGTATTGCACATCAACGTCAAGCGGGACAACATTCCCATCAAGACGGTTGAATCTAAAATGATGCCGGAACAGATTGGCTACATCCAGATAACGCAGTTTTCCAACGACACGGCGAAAGATTTCGGTAATCAGCTGAAACAGTTGGAAAGCAAGGGGATGAAAGGGCTGGTTATCGATGTGCGCGGCAATCCGGGCGGATTGTTGCCATCGGTACTCGATATAGCTGATCAGTTGGTACCTGGCGGGAAAAATGTGCTGATCACGCAGGATAAAGCCGGGAACAAAGTCGTTTATAAATCGAAGTTGCAAGGGAAAAAATCGTACCCGATCAGCGTCATGATCGATAAGGGCAGTGCCAGCGCGTCGGAGATTCTGGCTGCCGCATTGAAGGAATCCGCCGGAGCGCAAGTGGTGGGCGAGAAGTCGTTCGGCAAGGGAACGGTGCAGACAGTGAAGGACTTTGGCGATGGCAGCAACCTGAAGCTGACCGTAGCCAAATGGCTGACACCCAGCGGCACCTGGATCGACCAGCACGGCGGAACCGGGGGAATCCAACCGACGCTTCCGGTGAAGTCTCCGGAATATGAACAGGCAACTCCACCGTCGCCCGGACAGACGCTGAAGCGGGACATGAATTCTCCGGCGGTACGCAATCTGCAGATGGTGTTGGACGGTTTGGGATTCAATCCGGGTCGGAAAGACGGTTATTTTGATCAGAAAACGGAATTGGCCGTCAAATCCTTCCAAAAAATAAAAGGCTTGCCGATGACCGGAGTAGTCGATGACAAAACCGCTGCCAAAATACAAGATGCATTTATTGCGATGTTGCGCGATCCGGCCAATGACGTGCAATTGCAAGTGGCCATCGAAGCAATCAAGAAAAAGATCCGCTAA
- a CDS encoding murein hydrolase activator EnvC family protein, with protein MKRFFVLAVSLCLALGAVLPPAGASAQSGQSDIDRKKEAIKERDKQIQQIEKEKKVKSQDLQSLMKQIDEMKQRLAALNDQVYQTEQQLQQSKARLSFLEKQLEERQVLFRNRVRQLYMQGNMFYFEALIKSDSFAQFLSRLYWVREVVKADRQLITGFQKDRQEVARQKSLIEQQLQQKKQQMAEAEGLHKQLIAEYRRNEAQLAKLEQQQSQLEELNEQDTKQVQQWIAQRERELEKRASRGEKGVQTPPTYQGGKFYWPVDGGRLTSKFGLRYHPIKHRWRLHAGIDIADRLGSPIHAAADGVVMESRPASGYGWIVVIYHGNNLATLYAHVYPQDVRVSVGQHVSRGQVIAAVGNNGVSTGPHLHFEVHKNGEPVDPLPYFR; from the coding sequence GTGAAGCGCTTCTTTGTGTTGGCGGTAAGCCTTTGTCTGGCCTTGGGAGCCGTCTTGCCGCCTGCCGGCGCTTCGGCCCAATCGGGGCAGAGCGATATTGATCGGAAAAAGGAAGCCATCAAAGAACGGGACAAGCAGATTCAGCAAATCGAAAAAGAGAAAAAGGTAAAATCTCAGGATTTGCAGTCACTGATGAAGCAAATCGACGAGATGAAGCAACGGCTGGCAGCGTTGAATGATCAGGTATACCAAACCGAACAGCAGTTGCAACAGTCAAAGGCGCGTCTGTCGTTTTTGGAAAAGCAACTGGAGGAGCGGCAGGTCCTGTTTCGGAATCGCGTACGCCAGTTGTATATGCAGGGCAACATGTTTTACTTCGAAGCGCTGATCAAATCCGACTCGTTCGCACAATTCCTCTCCCGGCTTTATTGGGTACGCGAAGTAGTTAAGGCCGACCGGCAATTGATTACGGGTTTTCAGAAAGACCGGCAAGAAGTTGCACGTCAAAAATCCCTCATCGAGCAGCAGCTGCAACAGAAGAAACAGCAGATGGCCGAAGCAGAGGGTTTGCATAAACAACTGATCGCCGAATACCGTCGGAACGAAGCGCAATTGGCCAAGTTGGAGCAACAGCAATCTCAGTTGGAAGAACTGAACGAGCAGGACACCAAGCAGGTTCAGCAATGGATCGCGCAAAGGGAACGCGAGTTGGAAAAGCGCGCGTCCCGCGGTGAAAAAGGCGTTCAGACCCCACCCACCTATCAAGGCGGGAAATTTTACTGGCCTGTGGACGGTGGTCGCTTGACCTCCAAATTCGGCCTTCGTTACCATCCGATCAAGCATCGGTGGCGTCTTCATGCGGGCATCGACATTGCCGATCGTCTGGGATCACCGATTCACGCTGCCGCTGACGGCGTGGTGATGGAATCCCGTCCCGCTAGCGGTTATGGTTGGATCGTGGTCATCTATCACGGCAACAACTTGGCCACGTTGTATGCGCATGTGTATCCGCAGGATGTGCGGGTCAGCGTGGGACAGCACGTATCGCGGGGCCAGGTGATTGCAGCGGTTGGCAATAATGGGGTGTCAACTGGACCCCACCTGCACTTTGAAGTGCATAAAAACGGGGAACCGGTCGATCCCCTGCCTTATTTCCGATGA
- a CDS encoding murein hydrolase activator EnvC family protein, translating to MKRTLLVMALAVSLVFSGLTVSGVHAESKLDQTKKELQDIRNRKSQKEADLEKVKKQLDDSKQKMNELEKKLDEQNKKVEKAKKDLQQAEKDLNMHAAIFKQRVREIYIKGDMGYMEALFSADSFSEFLARFETIRLIVKQDRTLLNHYFEAREKKEKDQQTLLAEQNKLKEEKAKADEEYQKIAALVKQHEDALSKLENDEEIKQEELDKIRAELAYSRGVYSGGKLLKPCNGPMTSPYGWRINPVTGEAKMHEGVDFGCPMGSPIYAAASGKVIENRPSNGYGWIVVIDHGGLATLYAHMYGNTVTVNVGERVARGQKIAEVGNNGRSTGPHLHFEVHKNGQPVDPAPYLR from the coding sequence ATGAAGCGCACGTTGCTTGTAATGGCACTGGCTGTCAGCTTGGTTTTCAGCGGACTGACGGTCAGTGGTGTGCACGCGGAGAGCAAATTGGACCAAACCAAAAAGGAATTACAGGATATCCGGAACCGGAAGTCGCAGAAAGAAGCTGATCTGGAAAAGGTGAAGAAACAGCTGGATGACAGCAAACAAAAAATGAATGAGCTGGAGAAAAAATTGGACGAACAAAACAAAAAAGTGGAGAAAGCGAAAAAAGATCTCCAGCAAGCGGAAAAAGACCTCAACATGCATGCGGCCATCTTCAAACAACGAGTCCGCGAGATTTACATCAAAGGCGACATGGGATACATGGAGGCACTGTTTTCAGCTGACTCGTTCAGCGAATTTCTGGCCCGTTTTGAGACGATCCGCCTCATCGTTAAACAGGATCGCACTCTGTTGAATCATTATTTCGAGGCCAGGGAGAAAAAAGAGAAAGATCAGCAAACGTTGTTGGCAGAGCAAAACAAATTGAAAGAGGAAAAAGCCAAGGCGGATGAAGAATATCAAAAAATTGCCGCCTTGGTGAAACAGCACGAAGATGCTTTGAGCAAGCTGGAGAACGATGAAGAAATCAAGCAGGAAGAGCTGGACAAGATCAGGGCGGAATTGGCCTACAGTCGCGGGGTGTATAGTGGTGGAAAATTGTTGAAACCGTGTAATGGGCCGATGACGTCCCCATACGGTTGGCGGATCAATCCGGTGACGGGAGAAGCCAAAATGCATGAAGGTGTGGACTTCGGCTGCCCGATGGGATCGCCCATCTATGCAGCGGCCAGTGGGAAAGTGATCGAAAACCGTCCATCCAACGGATACGGGTGGATTGTCGTGATCGACCACGGCGGTTTGGCCACCCTGTATGCTCACATGTACGGCAACACAGTCACTGTTAATGTGGGCGAACGCGTGGCTCGTGGTCAAAAAATCGCGGAAGTGGGCAACAACGGACGTTCCACCGGCCCGCACCTCCACTTCGAAGTACACAAAAACGGCCAGCCAGTAGATCCGGCGCCGTATTTAAGGTAA
- the ftsE gene encoding cell division ATP-binding protein FtsE, translated as MIEMHDVWKRYPNGVEALRGIDVKIEQGEFVYVVGPSGAGKSTFIKLMYREEKPSSGVILINGVNVKRVRDWKIPYLRRNIGVVFQDYKLLPNMTAYENVAFAMEAIEAPRRQIRRRVEEVLELVGLEDRMHALPSQLSGGEQQRVSIARAIVNNPSFLIADEPTGNLDPETSWDIMYLLQEINNRGTTIVMATHNKEIVNTMRQRVIAIEQGVIVRDELQGEYGYED; from the coding sequence GTGATCGAGATGCATGATGTTTGGAAAAGATACCCGAACGGTGTTGAGGCATTGCGGGGAATTGATGTCAAGATTGAGCAGGGAGAGTTCGTCTACGTCGTCGGACCGAGTGGTGCAGGTAAGAGTACCTTTATCAAGCTCATGTACCGGGAAGAGAAGCCGTCTAGCGGTGTCATCCTGATCAACGGCGTCAATGTCAAGCGCGTTCGCGATTGGAAAATTCCGTATTTGCGTCGCAATATCGGTGTGGTATTCCAAGACTACAAATTGTTGCCCAACATGACGGCGTATGAAAACGTCGCTTTCGCTATGGAGGCGATTGAAGCGCCGAGACGGCAGATTCGTCGGCGTGTGGAGGAAGTCTTGGAGCTGGTTGGTTTAGAGGATCGGATGCACGCCCTCCCGTCCCAGTTGTCTGGTGGAGAACAGCAACGTGTCTCCATCGCACGGGCGATCGTAAACAATCCCAGTTTCCTGATTGCGGACGAGCCTACGGGGAACCTGGATCCCGAAACCTCGTGGGACATTATGTATTTGCTGCAGGAGATCAACAATCGTGGAACGACCATCGTGATGGCGACGCACAACAAAGAGATTGTGAACACGATGCGCCAGCGCGTTATCGCCATCGAACAAGGCGTCATTGTAAGGGACGAGTTGCAGGGGGAATACGGTTATGAAGATTAG